A genomic window from Ideonella sp. WA131b includes:
- a CDS encoding ABC transporter ATP-binding protein: MALKGISMDVAAGEFLAIMGPSGSGKSTAMNILGCLDTPTAGQYLFRGTRVEALSRDERARLRRRYLGFVFQGFNLLARTSAQENVELPLLYRGDGTATRRAAATRALADVGLAGWERHTPAELSGGQQQRVAIARAIVTAPAVVLADEPTGNLDSPRSHEIMGLLMSLNRDQGITVLMVTHEPDMAAYARRMVHFLDGRIARDELNPNPTLQAPASAEAA; this comes from the coding sequence ATGGCGCTCAAGGGCATCAGCATGGATGTGGCAGCTGGTGAGTTTTTGGCCATCATGGGGCCCAGTGGCTCCGGCAAGAGCACGGCCATGAACATCCTGGGGTGCCTGGACACGCCCACAGCCGGCCAGTACCTCTTCAGGGGCACGCGCGTGGAGGCGCTCTCGCGCGACGAGCGCGCACGCCTTCGTCGCCGCTACCTGGGCTTCGTGTTCCAGGGCTTCAACCTGCTGGCGCGCACCTCGGCGCAAGAGAACGTCGAGCTGCCGCTGCTGTACCGCGGCGACGGCACCGCCACGCGGCGCGCCGCCGCCACGCGCGCACTCGCCGATGTGGGGTTGGCAGGCTGGGAGCGGCACACGCCGGCTGAGCTTTCGGGCGGCCAGCAGCAGCGCGTGGCGATCGCGCGTGCCATCGTCACGGCGCCTGCCGTGGTGCTGGCCGACGAGCCGACCGGCAACCTGGACAGCCCGCGCAGCCACGAGATCATGGGCCTGCTGATGTCGCTGAATCGCGACCAAGGCATCACTGTGCTGATGGTGACGCACGAGCCTGACATGGCCGCCTATGCGCGGCGCATGGTCCACTTCCTGGACGGTCGGATCGCTCGGGACGAGCTCAACCCCAACCCGACGCTGCAGGCCCCTGCTTCGGCCGAGGCCGCCTGA
- a CDS encoding trypsin-like peptidase domain-containing protein, giving the protein MLLAITRVKTWAGARLLTSASGFFFRRDARVFLITSRHVFFDEPSGHSPDGVEILCHTDRSDLTRVQSLRLSLYADGRARWRQAQDGGGDIDVAALEIPLPDLPQAHAMQTFGPENLATGRQAQELGDVGDSLAIPSFPLGFHDTVHFLPVVRTAGIASAYGVRFQRRGCFLTDGRTHRGSSGAPVLRHAGAAGGPRRWWLLGIHASRMDMSDRDSQLDESLGLNCAWYADVLLTLTDSPIGGAP; this is encoded by the coding sequence ATGCTGCTGGCGATCACGCGGGTCAAGACCTGGGCCGGCGCCCGCCTGTTGACCTCGGCGAGCGGCTTCTTCTTCAGGCGCGACGCCCGCGTCTTCCTGATCACCAGCCGGCACGTGTTCTTCGACGAGCCCTCGGGCCACTCGCCAGACGGTGTCGAGATCCTCTGCCACACCGACCGCAGCGACCTCACCCGTGTGCAATCGCTGCGCCTGTCGCTGTACGCCGATGGCCGTGCACGCTGGCGGCAGGCGCAAGACGGCGGCGGCGACATCGACGTTGCCGCGCTTGAGATACCGCTGCCCGATCTGCCGCAGGCCCACGCCATGCAGACCTTCGGCCCCGAGAACCTTGCCACCGGTCGCCAGGCGCAGGAGCTCGGTGATGTCGGCGACAGCCTGGCCATTCCGAGCTTCCCGCTCGGCTTCCACGACACGGTGCACTTCTTGCCCGTCGTGCGCACGGCTGGGATCGCTTCCGCCTACGGCGTGCGCTTCCAGCGCCGGGGCTGCTTTCTCACCGACGGCCGCACCCACCGAGGCAGCAGCGGAGCGCCGGTGCTCCGGCATGCCGGCGCCGCAGGGGGGCCGCGCCGCTGGTGGCTGCTCGGCATACACGCCAGCCGCATGGACATGAGCGACCGCGACAGCCAGCTCGATGAGTCTCTGGGCCTGAACTGCGCTTGGTATGCCGATGTGTTGCTGACGCTGACAGACTCGCCCATCGGCGGCGCACCGTGA
- a CDS encoding BON domain-containing protein, translating into MKLRTLLAPLVLVLLVTAGCAVSRGQQTTGAYLDDASITTQVKSRMLSNPDVAGTSISVETLNGTVMLSGFAKSALERNTAERIARDVNGVRSVKNEITIRP; encoded by the coding sequence ATGAAGCTCCGCACACTGCTTGCCCCGCTGGTCTTGGTCCTGCTTGTCACCGCCGGCTGCGCCGTTTCGCGCGGCCAGCAGACGACCGGGGCCTACCTCGACGACGCGAGCATCACCACCCAGGTCAAGAGCCGGATGCTGAGCAACCCGGACGTCGCCGGGACCAGCATCAGCGTTGAAACACTCAACGGCACGGTCATGCTGTCCGGCTTTGCAAAGAGCGCTCTGGAGAGAAACACGGCCGAGCGCATTGCGCGCGATGTCAACGGCGTCAGGTCCGTGAAGAACGAGATCACGATCCGCCCTTGA
- a CDS encoding PRC-barrel domain-containing protein, translated as MKSNDLTRDNFGMYAHRSPGPGPSLMGADTLMGNDVCNKEGEDLGDIKELMIDMATGKVAYAVLSFGGVLGPGDKLFAVPWAVLTLDTAHKRFTLNVAKATLKDAPGFDKAHWPSMSDRTWAGGVHPFYGTPYIAT; from the coding sequence ATGAAGTCGAACGACCTCACGCGCGACAACTTCGGCATGTACGCACACCGCAGCCCAGGCCCCGGCCCTTCGCTGATGGGCGCCGACACCTTGATGGGCAACGATGTTTGCAACAAGGAAGGCGAAGACTTGGGCGACATCAAGGAACTCATGATCGACATGGCCACCGGCAAAGTGGCCTACGCCGTGCTGTCCTTCGGCGGCGTGCTCGGCCCGGGCGACAAACTGTTCGCCGTGCCCTGGGCGGTGTTGACGCTCGACACCGCACACAAGCGCTTCACCCTAAACGTGGCCAAGGCGACGCTCAAGGACGCGCCGGGCTTCGACAAGGCGCACTGGCCGTCGATGTCCGACCGCACCTGGGCCGGCGGCGTGCACCCGTTCTACGGCACACCCTACATCGCGACCTGA
- a CDS encoding efflux RND transporter periplasmic adaptor subunit, with translation MLLMVAGGTTWWMKRAARAAPQYSTQAVTRGDLTLSITANGTVQPTRSVSIGSELSGTVLRVNVDVNDRVTKGQVLLVLDTAKLRDQILRSEAGLAAARSRVRLAAATLAEAHTRLARLEAMARLSNGREPAPADLDASRANLTRAQADAASAEAGVSEALALLSTDQINLTKASITAPSDGVVLTRSVDPGNAVAASLQAVTLFTLAESLTTLRLWVYVDEADVGVVKTGQAARFTVSAYPTRSYPARITRVGFGATLTDNVVTYLTWLDVDNTDLSLRPGMTATATIVATERKGVLHVPNAALRFTPTTATNAAKKGLAAGVSFGPPKTESQRKSAAEGASTAGARQVWVLATDVDGRPLPGAVPQAVAVTPGISDGRSTEIAAGALREGMLVVTAQTTGAAP, from the coding sequence ATGTTGCTGATGGTGGCGGGTGGCACCACCTGGTGGATGAAACGCGCCGCCCGGGCCGCACCGCAGTACAGCACCCAGGCCGTCACCCGAGGAGACCTGACGCTCAGCATCACCGCCAACGGCACGGTGCAGCCCACGCGCTCGGTGAGCATCGGCAGCGAGCTTTCGGGCACCGTGCTGCGCGTCAACGTCGACGTCAATGACCGCGTCACCAAAGGCCAGGTGCTGCTGGTGCTGGACACCGCCAAACTGCGCGACCAGATCCTGCGCTCCGAGGCCGGCCTGGCTGCCGCCCGCAGCCGCGTGCGCCTGGCGGCGGCGACGCTGGCCGAAGCGCACACGAGGCTGGCGCGGCTGGAGGCGATGGCGCGCCTGTCGAACGGTCGCGAGCCGGCGCCGGCCGATCTTGACGCCAGCCGCGCCAACCTGACCCGTGCACAGGCCGATGCGGCCAGCGCCGAGGCAGGGGTCAGCGAGGCACTGGCCCTGCTGTCCACCGACCAGATCAATCTGACCAAGGCCTCGATCACAGCCCCCTCCGACGGCGTGGTGCTCACCCGCTCCGTGGACCCGGGCAACGCGGTCGCGGCCTCACTGCAGGCAGTGACGCTGTTCACACTGGCCGAGAGCCTGACCACGCTGCGCCTGTGGGTCTACGTCGACGAGGCCGATGTCGGCGTCGTCAAGACCGGCCAGGCCGCTCGCTTCACGGTCAGCGCCTACCCAACGCGCAGCTATCCCGCGCGGATCACGCGTGTGGGCTTCGGTGCGACCCTGACCGACAACGTCGTGACTTACCTCACCTGGCTCGACGTCGACAACACCGATCTGAGCCTGCGCCCGGGAATGACCGCCACCGCCACCATCGTGGCCACCGAACGCAAGGGCGTGCTGCACGTGCCCAATGCAGCACTGCGTTTCACGCCAACCACCGCCACCAATGCGGCGAAGAAGGGCTTGGCAGCGGGTGTGAGCTTCGGCCCGCCCAAGACGGAAAGCCAGCGCAAGAGCGCGGCAGAGGGCGCCAGCACCGCCGGTGCGCGTCAGGTGTGGGTGCTGGCCACCGACGTCGACGGCCGGCCGCTGCCCGGCGCGGTGCCCCAGGCCGTGGCCGTGACGCCCGGCATCAGCGACGGCCGAAGCACCGAGATCGCCGCCGGGGCCCTGCGCGAGGGCATGCTCGTGGTGACCGCGCAGACCACCGGCGCGGCGCCGTGA
- a CDS encoding ABC transporter permease, translating to MLLSVLLLALRSVQRNLLRSFLTILGVVIGVAAVITMVTLGNGATTAIEGKIASLGTNLLVVGPGQRLGGGGGSGVPQFTETDAEAIATQIGGVAEVAPQGRASAIVVANGRNWATSVSGSTNAWFSAGNWALAGGRVFTPDEQLAGSAVCIVGETVRRELWGGSPAGPDIAGLGELLRIRQFSCQVVGVLAAKGQGGMGDQDDSVVLPLHTLQRRVTGNTRVAALIVSMAEDADSGPLKASLRELLRERRQLAAGDDDNFNIFDTQQLADTLSSTMGVLTDLLGAVAAVSLLVGGIGIMNIMLVSVTERTREIGLRLAVGAVEREVLLQFLIEAVVLSALGGAVGVLLAAAASWGGARLMAVPYVFDPVINGVALLFAAAIGVVFGYVPARRAARMDPIDALRHE from the coding sequence ATGCTGTTGAGCGTGCTGCTCCTGGCCTTGCGCTCGGTGCAGCGCAACCTGCTGCGTTCGTTCTTGACCATCCTGGGGGTCGTGATCGGCGTGGCCGCCGTCATCACCATGGTGACGCTTGGCAACGGCGCCACGACAGCCATCGAGGGCAAGATCGCCAGCCTGGGCACCAACCTCCTGGTGGTGGGCCCCGGTCAGCGCCTGGGTGGGGGCGGCGGCAGCGGCGTGCCGCAGTTCACCGAGACGGACGCCGAGGCCATCGCCACCCAGATCGGCGGCGTGGCCGAGGTGGCGCCGCAGGGCCGCGCCAGTGCCATCGTGGTGGCCAATGGGCGGAACTGGGCCACCAGCGTGAGCGGCAGCACCAACGCCTGGTTCAGCGCCGGCAACTGGGCGTTGGCCGGCGGGCGTGTCTTCACGCCTGACGAACAGCTGGCCGGCTCGGCGGTGTGCATCGTCGGCGAGACCGTGCGGCGCGAGCTCTGGGGCGGCTCGCCCGCAGGCCCGGACATCGCCGGCCTGGGCGAGCTGCTGCGCATCCGCCAGTTCTCTTGCCAGGTGGTGGGCGTTCTCGCCGCCAAAGGCCAGGGCGGAATGGGCGACCAGGACGACAGCGTCGTGCTGCCGCTGCACACGCTGCAGCGCCGCGTGACGGGCAACACGCGCGTGGCCGCACTGATCGTTTCGATGGCCGAAGACGCCGACAGCGGGCCCCTCAAGGCCAGCCTGCGCGAGCTGTTGCGCGAGCGGCGCCAGCTGGCCGCGGGCGACGACGACAACTTCAACATCTTCGACACCCAGCAACTGGCTGACACACTCAGCAGCACCATGGGCGTGCTGACCGACCTGCTCGGCGCTGTGGCCGCGGTGAGCCTGCTCGTGGGTGGCATCGGCATCATGAACATCATGTTGGTCAGCGTCACCGAGCGCACGCGCGAAATCGGCTTGCGGCTCGCGGTGGGCGCGGTCGAGCGCGAGGTGTTGCTGCAATTCCTCATCGAGGCCGTCGTCCTGTCGGCACTGGGCGGCGCGGTGGGCGTGCTGCTGGCCGCTGCGGCCTCGTGGGGCGGGGCTCGGCTCATGGCGGTGCCCTACGTGTTCGACCCCGTCATCAACGGCGTGGCGCTGCTGTTCGCGGCCGCCATTGGGGTGGTCTTCGGCTACGTGCCGGCGCGTCGCGCCGCGCGGATGGACCCGATCGACGCGCTTCGGCACGAGTAG